In one window of Streptomyces sp. NBC_00193 DNA:
- a CDS encoding carbohydrate ABC transporter permease, which translates to MSALASLASRASRGSRENKAGKPVGADARRYRLGLAGRYATLLLMLVIMLGPIVWQFLTSIRGRTENVYDGVLPSQPTLDNYVRVAESFPLFQYVGNTLTVAVLAITSNMLFAAMGGYALSRAAWKGRKIVFTVLVATLMFPFESVMISMFLTVREMGLVDTLIGVWLPGAVSVLNIMIMRSAFLAVPKEVEEAAVLDGANEWTRFTRVFLPAAKGALAVVCITSFMGAWDDFLWPLLVLTNSDNYTLQLGLKTLAGATTVSDQRIIAAGAMAALIPMMLLFFALQRFFFKGVGEGAVKT; encoded by the coding sequence TTGAGTGCCCTCGCATCCCTCGCATCCCGCGCATCCCGCGGATCCCGGGAAAACAAGGCGGGCAAGCCCGTCGGGGCCGACGCGCGGCGCTACCGGCTCGGCCTCGCCGGCCGGTACGCCACGCTCCTGCTGATGCTCGTCATCATGCTCGGGCCGATCGTCTGGCAGTTCCTGACCTCGATCCGCGGCCGCACCGAGAACGTCTACGACGGGGTGCTGCCCTCGCAGCCCACCCTCGACAACTACGTCCGGGTAGCGGAGTCGTTCCCGCTGTTCCAGTACGTCGGCAACACCCTGACCGTGGCGGTCCTCGCCATCACCTCGAACATGCTCTTCGCGGCCATGGGCGGCTACGCGCTCTCCCGGGCCGCCTGGAAGGGCCGCAAGATCGTCTTCACCGTGCTGGTGGCGACGCTGATGTTCCCCTTCGAGTCCGTGATGATCTCGATGTTCCTCACGGTCCGCGAGATGGGCCTGGTCGACACCCTCATCGGTGTCTGGCTGCCCGGCGCGGTCTCCGTCCTCAACATCATGATCATGCGATCGGCCTTCCTCGCCGTCCCCAAGGAGGTCGAGGAGGCCGCGGTCCTGGACGGCGCGAACGAGTGGACCCGCTTCACCCGGGTCTTCCTCCCCGCCGCCAAGGGAGCCCTGGCCGTCGTCTGCATCACCAGCTTCATGGGCGCCTGGGACGACTTCCTCTGGCCCCTGCTGGTGCTGACCAACAGCGACAACTACACCCTCCAGCTCGGCCTGAAGACCCTGGCCGGCGCCACCACCGTCAGCGACCAGCGCATCATCGCCGCCGGTGCGATGGCCGCGCTGATCCCGATGATGCTGCTCTTCTTCGCCCTCCAGCGCTTCTTCTTCAAGGGCGTTGGCGAGGGAGCCGTCAAGACCTGA